Within Alteromonas sp. LMIT006, the genomic segment ACCCAATACAGTTATGCGCCCAATGCTGTTCAACTTGTCCAACCCGCATGGTTAAATGACGTGCTTGTGCGTCCTGTCCAAGCCCTAGATGTCGTCTTAACTCGTCTTCGGCCTCTTCGCTAGTGATGTATTTGGATGAATATACATAGCCGTTACCTGTGCGATGGGTCAGAGGGATTTGCCATGTCCAACCAGCGGAGAGAGCGGTTGCACGAGTCTCAACGGGTAAGTCACTCATCACTTCGGTTGGAAAGACAACCGCTGAATCGTTGAACAAATTATCTGAAAAAGACTGAAACGGCACACCTAATGTATCTTGCAGCAACATGGATTTAAAACCAGTGCAATCAATGAAAAAATCACCATAGATATCATCGTGATCTTTACAAGATATATGATCGATATTGCCATTGGCTGCGGTCATGACCGCTTTAACATTGGCTTGAATATGAGTGACGCCGAGTTTTTGTACGGCGTGTTCGGCTAAAAACTGTCCGAGTAAACCAGAATCAAAGTGATAGCCATATTCGATATTAAATGGAAAATGAGGCGGCGTGACAGGCGCCAATTGATAGTTGGCGAGCCAGCCATTAAATAGGAGTTTTTCTGGTGTGGTTTCCACATCCAGCCCCAATCGACGAGTCAGGCAATTAAGATAAAACGCGCGCTCAGAGAACGTATCCAGCTGACTGATAAACGGGTGTGAATAACTGTCAATACCAGACTCTGGCGACCAATCAACAAAACGAATATTGGTTTTATAGGTCGCATGGCAACGAGGCATCCATTCTGATTCCGCAATGCCTAAATCGGAAAAAAAACGTTTTAGGGTTGGCGTCGAGCCCTCGCCAACTCCGATAATGCCAATATCAGGAGACTCGACCAAGGTCACAGCAACTTTATCTCGCCAATGGTGCGCCAAAAGACACGCCGCCATCCAGCCAGCAGTACCACCTCCGACTATTACAAAATGTTGCTTGTCTGATGTGACTTGCATTAGGCCGCTCCTAAAAAGGCTTTAATATAATCGTCATGCGGTAACATTTTTGCCAGTGGTTGTTGCTTGGCCGCAAGTACTTTGTCTAAGGTTGCTTTGAGATCATCAAGGCCCATCGCGTTTGCGGCTGGATGATAGTCGGCTGGGGATAACCCTTGGCCATACATAACCTGGATCCAAGAGGCATCACGGAAAATATCATGTTGGTCATTAAAGACTTCCCCCACAGATTTGAACAAGTCGATTTTGTGCTGCAGGCGTTCAGGCACCTCTAAATTGCGCATCGCATTCCAGAACTCACTGTCATCACGCTCGGTGACCTTGTAGTGCAAAATAATAAAATCGCGAATGGTTTCGTACTCAATCCGGCCTTCTTCATTAAAGGCTTCTACTGCACTGGCTTGGATGCCTTGATGAGGGAACAGTTTTAATAAGCGCACCACTGCAGATTGAATTAAATGAATTGAGGTGGATTCTAACGGCTCTAGGAATCCTGAGCTTAATCCCACCGCGATGACATTTTTGTGCCACTGTTTGGTGGTACGCCCGGTATTAAAACGGAGTTGTTTGGGGTCGGCCAACGGTTTCGTATCGAGGTTGCCCATCAAGTTTGCAAGTGCGGCTTCATCTGTCGTGTGTTTCGTACTATAAACAATCCCGTTCCCATTGCGATGCGTTAACGGAATACGCCATTGCCAGCCGTTGTCATGAGCAATCGAGCGTGTATAGGGTGCAGTTTTTTCATGTCGCTCGGTCGGTACGGCAAGGGCGCTGTTGGCGGGTAACCAGTGTGACCAGTCTTCATAGGCGACGCCAAGGGTTTTTTGAATAAGCAGTGCGCGAGAACCGGTACAATCGACGAATAGATCCGCATCTAACTGACGGCCATCGGTTAATTGCACGCCTGTGATATACCCTGTGTCAGGGTGTTGCGCAACATGCTCGATAATCCCCTCATGGCGAATTACGCCTGATTTTTCAGCAAGGCCACGTAAAAATTTACCGTAGAGTGCCGAATCAAAATGATACGCATATGGCATATCGAAAATTGGGTTTTGAGTATTGATTTTGTTAAAGGTGCCTTGTTTACAAGCAAGGTAATTAAGGTCGTAATCCCAGATAGAGCCTTGTACACCTTCACGTTTCGCCCGCTCCCAATAATGTTGAAAGTTACAAAAGCCTAAGTTCGCCCCTGGGGCACCAAATGTATGTAGGTAGCTTTCGCCTTTTACTCGCCAGTTCTCAAATTGAATGGCGAGTTTCATGGTGGCATTCGTTTCACGCAAAAACGCTTTTTCGTCTAAACCCAAAAATTTGTTAAACGTTTGAATTGGCGGAATGGTCGCTTCGCCGACACCAATAATGCCAATTTCTTCGGATTCAATTAGAGCGATTTGTACCTGCTGGCCGAGAACCTTGCTCATCAGTGCTGCAGTCATCCATCCTGCTGTACCACCGCCCGCGATTAGGACTTTTTTGATAGCTTGCATGAAACGCATACCTAAATATGTAATATAAAAACTATACCGCAAAACAATAGCGGTAAAAAGAAAAAGGTCTCTCTAGCCGAGACTAAAGAGACCTTTTGTGTTGCGTTGCTCTTACAACGTTAGCGTGCTTACCAGAAAGAGTAGTTCACGTTAACCATGTAAGTTGGACCAAATTCACGACGTGTCGTAACGATGCCGTTACCGTCACGTGATACTTGGTCAGCATCATCAAGGATGTTAGTCCCTTGTAGTGATACACGTAGACCTTCTAAGCCTTCGATACCCGCATTTTCGAAGTCATAAGAGATTTGCGCATCCACTACTTGAGTGCCGTCACGAGTTGCTTCAGCAATCTTGTTTGAACCACCACGCTCGTACGTTGTGAAACCGTCACGGTCCGTCATCGCGATACGTGCTTCAAAACCTTCGTTTTCGTAGTAAGCAACGACTGACAAGATCTCATCAGATTGACCTGGGATAGAAGAACCATCGTCCAGTTCAGCGTCGATGAAAGTAGCTGTAGCAACAACACCGAAACCGTCTAGAGAGTTATCAATAATGCTTAATGGAACGTTAGCTGTTAATTCAAGACCAGATACTGAACCTTTCAATCCGTCTTCGAAGAACGAGAACTGACCAAGATCAGGTGGAGTAACATAAGTACCTGCAACAAACGTATCGCCACTAAAGTTATTGATTACGTCTTCTGGTAATGTGCGGTCATGGAATCCTGGTACAAAGTAATCCGCGCCGTTATTGAACTCATCATTACGGAAGTTGATTTGTGGGCTTGCAGCACGAGTGTAGTTTACGATGTCTTTGTAGAAGAACGTACCCGCAACATAACCTTCATCGTCAAAGTATTTTTCGATTGAAAGGTCGAAATTATTTGATTCAAGTGGCTTAAGTTTCGGGTTACCGGCTACTTTTGACCAAGGTGAACCTGCACCGGCATCCACATCCTCGTTAGTTAAGGTAATAAATTGATCGTTTAGATCGAATTTCACGAAACCGGACGCGCGCAATTGGTCAACACGTGCACGAGAAATTGTCTTAGACGCTGCAAAACGTGCAAATGTATTGTCAGCCACTTCAGCGTTGATGTTGAATGAAGGTAAGAAGTGTGAGTAATCATTACCGTCTTCTACTTTACACTCATCGTCTACAAACTCAGATAAATCAACAATAGATGTTAATGGATCCGCACCTTGTGCAAGTGAAGATGAAGAAGGGCCGTCACCGTTTACGTCACACACACGGAAGTTCGCACCGATAACACCTAGAGTACCAGTAGAGCTTTGTGATGTATCTACATATTGAGCACCAAAGTTACCAAATACTTCTAAGCCGCCGATTTCAGTTGCGAAGTCAGCTTGGAAGTATAATGTAGTGACTTCTTCTTCGATGACGTACGAGTCACCAAAGCGGTCTGGTTCTAACCACTCACCGTCATATTGAGTGTAGTAGCCATTGTTATAAGGTGCAGCGCCATCATAGGCGACAACATAGCCTAAACCAGCCCAGGTCAAATCTGTTAAGCCGTACACTGGCACGTTTGCGGCAGTCACCGACTCAGTAGATGGGAAAGTGGACGCTGTGGCGAAGTTCCCGTTATTGATCTTGTCTTTATAACGGTCTGTGTACGCTAAGCCGAATGTGACTTTTTGTACCATCTCGTTGTCTAAGTTGCCCTCAACTTCAACTTTGAATTGTGTTAACTCTTCAGCGATGCTGAATTTGTTGTTAAAGCCGTCTTGCGCAAATAAGTAATCAGTATCACCATCAATTAATGGAGTATCGAACTCTGACGCTAAGTTAGCAAGACCACCACCCCATACTTGTGGGCCAGTTAGTTGTAATGTATTCGGGTCAGCAAAAGCGTCTAGACCAGTTTGACCTGTAAAAAACACACCTTCAGAAGACATTTCAAATGTACGGCTACCAAATAATTGATTGCTTGAACGAGCTAAGCCTGCATAAGACTCTGCACGTTGCTCGAACTTGTCTGCTTCAGAGTAAGAGTAGTCAACCGTTGCGGACCAGTCGTCGTTCAATGCATATTCAAGTTTGATACCGTAAGAATCCAACTGACCGTCTTTGTTTAACGGGTCAGTACGTAATACTGGGTTAGCTTGGATTTGTGTACCAGAATTGTTAACACCAGAACCAGTGACATTATCACCATTAAACGGTTCGATGAAACCACGTAAAACACCTGAGTCTTGATAATCAATGGATAAATAATCAACAACAATATCTAAATCATCATTTGGCTGGAATTGTAATACAGCAGAGATTGTGTCACGTTCTAAACGAGTAGACTGAGAGTTCAAATCTAAACCGAACGGTAGGAATTGACCGTCAGGGTTGGCACCGTAACCCCAAACACCATATTTACGCTGGTTGTTTGGTGATTCAGTAGAAGCGATTGCGACCGCTAAACCGATTGTGTCATCAGCGAATTTTTCAACAAATGATAGTGAATAACGATGACCTTTGTCGTCAAAATCCGGGTTATCAGCAGGCGCTTGTGACGCTTCGTAGATACCAGTAACCGTCAACGTTTCTTCAGCGTTTAATGGGCGAACCGTTTGTAAATCAACCGTACCACCGATACCTTGAGTTAATAAAGTACCAGACGCTGATTTGTGAATCGTTGCACCAGTCATAATTTCTGATGGGTATAAGTCGTATTCAACACCACGGTTATCACCGATAGAGATTGCTTCTCGGCCATTGATTGACGTCCCAACGAAATCTTCTTTAAAACCACGTACAGAAATACCTGAAGTACGTCCGTTCACACGCTCACCGGCTAGACCAGGTAGACGTGCAAGTGATTCTGCGATAGATGAATCTGGTAATTTACCGATGTCTTCAGCAGAGATTGCTTCAACAATTGATGTTGAATCTTGTTTAACCGCTTGAGCACGGATAAGTGAACCACGGATACCTTTAACCGCGATTACTTCTACGTTATCGGCCTGTTGATTAGCATCTTGTGCTAAAACAGCGCCTGAAGTGAAGGCTGAAGCAACAGCCAAAGACAGCAAAGCTGGCTTAAATAGTTGTGTTTTCATGTTTTTGTCCCCGTTGTCATCACATGAATGTTCTAAGTGTGCTATGTAGCAGTGTCGTAACATACGTTAACGGAATGTAAAATGCAAGCGTTCTTGTAAAATTTTCTTAATTGATTAAGTTTGATTATAGTTGAATTCAATATAAAAAATTATTGAAATGACTTAAAAGATTAAGGTGTTCTGCGGGCAGGATTGAGTTAACATCATGTTTACATTGCCCAATGTCAGCGAATTCGCACAAAAAAAACCTGTTAACACGTATAGCTGGATCGAAAAATTAATCACTGTTTTGCTGATGAGAAAAAATATACATCAGGCCGAGAGGTAATTGCTTTTGCCAAGAGCTTTCGGAATGGTCGTCTCCTACAAAAAATTGAATAGTCACTGTTTCAGGATCAGCATCCCATTGTGTAAAGTTCTTTTGCAGAGCCTCGTGATAGGGAGGGTAATATTGATCCAGAGTTTGATCACCATAGGCAAACCACAGGCGGTGTTCACCTTTCATTGGCAAGTGCTTGGCCATGTAATCGGCAAAAGCATTAAATACGGTAAAATCTTGTAATTCATATCCACCAGGAAAATGCGTTGATAAACACAAGCAACCGCCAAAAACATCCGGATACTCTGCCACAGCATACCAACTTATTAATCCACCCATGCTCGCCCCCGCCACAAACGTATTTTCAGGCGTCGTGATAGTGGCATATTGCGTATCGATAAATGGTTTTAACTCTTCAACAATAAAGCGTAGGTACGCATCAGATTGGATCTTGTTGTCATGCTCTTGGCGGGTAAAGATTTGATTTTGAATCGTTTTTGGTAGGGCTTCAAAGGGTTTTTGTGGCATGTATTCGACATAGCGCAATTGATCTCCACCATTATCAATCCCGACAACAATAAAGGGAATAACTTGGTGCTCATTTATTAGTGTTTGCGCCGTTTCATCCACGCCCCATTCTTGTTGGTTCCAGGTGACCGAGGCATCAAAGAGCATCTGACCATCGTGCATGTACAACACAGCAAAGCGCTGGCCTTTCGCAGTTAAGGTTTGATATTGTTTGGGTAACCAAACACTCACTCGTCTTGAGGCAACGAAATCAGAGTGGAAGTTTTGATAGGTATCTATCGTACCCGCGCTAGGCGTCATAACGTTCGGCGGATTTGGCTTGGTGGTCGGCATCGATGTCGGTTCAGAGCAAGCTAATAAGATTTGGCCTAAACAACATATAGCGAACAAAGATACTACTCGATTGACCATTGAACCCACCTACTCCTTAACGTTATTTGATACGAGCTTGTTCATCTGCAATAAACTGCGTAAGTTGTTGTTCGAGCATGTGCAAAGGCACGCTACCATTTTTGAGCACGGCGGTGTGGAAGCGCCGCACATCAAAATCGGTTCCAAGCGCATCTTCTGCTTTCATGCGCCATTCTTTGATGAGGATCTCCCCTAACTTATATGCAAGTGCCTGTCCCGGCCACGAAATATACCGGTCAATTTCCGTTCTGACATTATGGGCGCTCAGAGCAGTATTTTCCAGCATGTAATCAAGCGCTTGTTGGCGCGTCCAGCCCAACATGTGCATTCCGGTATCAACCACCAGACGACAGGCTCGCCACATTTCGTAACTCAAGCGGCCGAATTCTTCATAAGGCGTTTGATAAAAACCGACTTCCACACCCAAATATTCGCTATACAAGCCCCAGCCTTCACCAAATGCTGAAATGTAGGTTGAGCGACGCACGTTGGGTAAGTCTTCCATTTCATTGGCTAAAGATATTTGTAAATGATGCCCTGGCACTGCTTCGTGCAAAGTCAGAGCAGGAAGCGCATACAATGGACGCTTGTCCAACGCATAAGTATTCACCCAATAATAGCCGGGTTGTTTGTCATTGCGCGGAGATATATAGCGTCCCGTTGTATATTTGGGAGCGATATCATCTGGTACTGGCGCCACGCCATACGGCGTTCTTGGCAAATGTTCGAACAACTGAGGCAACAGAGCATCCATGCGTTTTGACATGACCATCGCAGCCTCAATTAACGCTTTTGAGTTAGCGGCATAAAACTGCGGGTCGCTGCGCAAAAATTCAATGAACTCATTGATACTACCGGTGTAGTTCAGCTCATCGAGTACCTCTTGCATTTGTGCGCGAATACGAGCCACTTCTTGTAAGCCGATCTCATGAATGGCTTCGGCACTCATATCTAAGGTCGTATAATAACGGACTCGGTTTTGATAATAGGCAGCACCATTTGGCCAGTCTTTTGCGGCAATACTGATTTTTGCGTTGGGTTTGTATTCTTCGACCATAAAATCGTAAAACGCCTGGAATGCAGGATTGACCGAGGTCAAAATAACTTGTCTTGCTCGAGCTTGCAGCGCCTCGTTAGCAATGCTTTGAAACGGTGCATAAAATGCGCTTTGGGTTGGGTCGTCTTTGATGATGGTTGCAATGCTTTGTTCAAACCCTTCAAGCACAACTTGAGGCTGTGTTTTGCCTAGCGCAATACCACGACGCATATAATCAATTTGCTGTGCCATGTATAAAGGGATCTGCTCTAACACATCCAAATACTGTTCAAAATCAGAAGACTCAGTAAAACCAAACCGATAGCGCACATTCAGCAAGCTACTGTGAAAGCCATATTCAGAAGTAATTGGCATTAGGTGGGCATTGTAGATGTATTCATCCACATAGTTTTGCAAACGATATAACTGGATCGCTTTACTGATTTGTTGTTGTTCGGTTAGCTCAGTATCACTGAATGCATTGACCCGTTCAATAAAGGAGATGTATTGCGCGTGACGCTCGGCTTTGTATTCGGGCGTAATGTTGGGCAGAGAAGGTACCGCTGACACGCCGCGTCCACCCGATTGCGAAGTTTGTTCGTACTGCCAGATTTCTTCTAATAACGCATCAAATGTGGTTTCTATCGAGGCGGACGTCGTGCTTTTACAGCCGCCTAGAGTCAGGGTCAAAAAGACAAAAAAAATGAAAAAGATGCGCATAAAATATTCCGTTGACTGCGTTAAGACTTCAGTCTAACAAAGAATACAAGCCCCTGCTATCCTTACTTTTTTGGGGTGTAAATTGGGCTAGGAAAGGTCGCTACTTTATCAGAAAGCTCTGTGATTTTGGCAGTGCCGTGCTTTTTGACAGTATCGATGCGCAGGACATTATGCATCGGGATAAAGGTCGAGGTAACGTCGGCAAATTCATCTTTGAGACGCTCATGGCTTGGATCTAAGACGAGCTCGGTATGCGTGTTCCAGACAAAATCACCCACCTCGACAAAACCATACAAAGAATCTTGACGCAGAGTTTTTACGAACAACTCATAGCGCTGGCCGTTGCTGACAAATTGGATTTTGTATAAAGGATTGTTGTTGTCCATATTCGAACTCATCATTGTGTCTTTCATTATGTAATATTGGGGAGCAGAAAAAAATTTCAAGCAAGGTTTCTGCATCTCAGTTAAGATATTTAGTGATGTATCATTTTAAAAACAATAAGGATAGAGCATGTCGAGTAGATTAGGCCGGGTCAGTACTCTCGGGCTTGTAGGGTTGTTGGCGCTCGCTGGGTGCAGTTCAACTCAAAAAGAACCTTTAGCGCAGGTACAAATTGGTAAAGCCAGCACGGACAACATTCGAGCGCACATGGCATACTTGGCTTCCGATGAATTAACGGGACGTTTTCCAGGCACGCCAGGACACGAAGCCGCGAGTGAATACATCGCGCAGGAATTTGCTCAATATGGACTCAAACCAGCTGGGACAGATGGCTTCATGCAACGCTTGGTGCTACGCAAAGGCAAATTAGATCAAACCTCGCCACAGTTGACCATTCGCACGCCCAATGCCGAAACTGAACTGGACTATCCAAAACAATTTATGACCAGCATCAGCATGAATGACACTGAAGTGGACCTTACTGCTGAGGCTGTTTTTGTAGGATATGGCATTGTGGCACCAGAATTCGGGATAAACGATTTTGCGAATGTGGACGTGCAAGGCAAGATCATTGTGAGCTTATCCGGTAAACCCAAAGCCATGTTGACAGATGTCGGCGCACATCTAGCGTCGAGCTCGATGCGCCGCAAGTACGCTGAAGATGCCGGTGCCATCGGGGTGATTGTAATATCCGATCCGGAGCAAGAAGAGACGCGTCCTTATTCTCGACAACTCAACTATATTCATTCTGAGCGTATGGACTGGCTCAATGCCGATGGCAATGCATCAAGTGCTTCGACACAGATATTAGGCGGAGCGTATCTACCCATACCAAGTGCACAAATCCTGTTTGCGAATGCGCCACAATCACTGGATTCTGTGTATGAAAAAATGGCCAATGACGAGGCAATTGATGGTTTTGCATTGAATGCGAGCGTTACGATCAAAGCGCGCTCGAGCCATGAAGATATCACTTCACCGAATGTAGTGGGTATGGTTGAAGGCAGCGATCCAATACTCAAAAATGAATATGTTTTGTATAGCGCCCACTCAGATCACTTAGGTGTCGGTAAGTCCGTTAAAAAAGACAAGATCAATAATGGTGCGCTCGATAACGCCATTGGCACGGCGGTGATGTTGGAAACCGCGCGATTGTTTGCACAACTTCCGCAAAAACCCAAACGCTCAATGTTATTTGTAGCCGTTACGGCCGAAGAAAAAGGGCTTCTGGGCTCGGATTACTATGCGCAAAATCCAACGGTACCTCTAGAGAGTATTGTCGCAAATGTGAACTTGGATATGCCGTTGATCACGTTTAATTTTGCCGATGTGATTGCGTTTGGCGCAGAACACTCGACCATGGGGCAATACGTTGAACGCGCAACGGCCAATGCGAATATAGCGCTCACTCCTGATCCTTGGCCTCAGATGAACCTGTTTACGCGCTCGGATCACTATAGCTTTGTCAAACAAGGGATTCCGGCGATTTTCTTGATCACTGGTATTACTTCCTTTGATGCAGATGACGACGCTGAGAACGTGTTGATGAACTTTTTGAAAACCAATTATCACACGCCACAAGATGATATGAATCAGGAGTTTCACTGGGGCGCAGCGTATAATTTTACGCAAGTGAACTTTAATATTGGGCTTGAGGTCGCGAATGCCGATGATAGACCGCGCTGGTATCCGGATAGCTTCTTTGGACAAACCTTCGGTAAAGCATATAATCAAATTGCTCAGTAATATCTGATGCTAACAAAAACCCCGTCAACTGATTGCTAACGGGGTTTATTTTTTGGCTTAGGCGCTTGTTTCGTTAGGCAAAGTACTGTGCTTTGAGGCTCGTCCAAATCTCAGAAAATTGCTCGGTGGGCCGACGTTTAAACTCGCTGCGAATGTAGGCGTTGATTCGGCCATCAACATAGCTGGTGAGCAAGGCGGCCAATGCGCTCTCGTCAACGCTAAACGTTTTACCATCGCGCACTTTGCGCTCGCGTAAAATTTGTTTGATTTGGGTTTCAAGGCGCTCGAAAATTTTGGCCACTCGACTGCGCAAGCGCTCGTGTTCGCCAGTCAGCGCATCACCATGAAGGATCCGTGCAATACCTGGGTTCTTTTCGCTAAAACCCAAAAACAAGTGCAAGACCATTTGGATGCGCACAGCAGTGTCTTTTTCATCATTGATGATTTTGTTGATACGCGAAAACAAGGTGTCTTCCACAAAATCAATCAGTCCTTCATACATCCGAGCTTTACTGGGGAAGTGGCGATACAAAGCGGCTTCGGATACGCCGACTTCGGCAGCTAGCGCAGCAGTAGTGATGCGCTTGCCGGAGTTGTTTTCAAGCATGCTGGCAAGGCATTGGAGGATGTGGGCGCGACGATTGGGCTTGCGTTTTTGCTCAGCCATGGAACGATCCTTTTGTTAGTTAGTACTTACGTGTCTTGAGATTATTGTAAGAAGTTGCTCGGCAATTGCAAGCTTATCTTGTTGCGGAAGTTGTATTTTCTCATCGGCACTAAAGACCGTAATGGCGTTTTGATTT encodes:
- a CDS encoding DUF1820 family protein, whose protein sequence is MDNNNPLYKIQFVSNGQRYELFVKTLRQDSLYGFVEVGDFVWNTHTELVLDPSHERLKDEFADVTSTFIPMHNVLRIDTVKKHGTAKITELSDKVATFPSPIYTPKK
- a CDS encoding alpha/beta hydrolase, producing the protein MVNRVVSLFAICCLGQILLACSEPTSMPTTKPNPPNVMTPSAGTIDTYQNFHSDFVASRRVSVWLPKQYQTLTAKGQRFAVLYMHDGQMLFDASVTWNQQEWGVDETAQTLINEHQVIPFIVVGIDNGGDQLRYVEYMPQKPFEALPKTIQNQIFTRQEHDNKIQSDAYLRFIVEELKPFIDTQYATITTPENTFVAGASMGGLISWYAVAEYPDVFGGCLCLSTHFPGGYELQDFTVFNAFADYMAKHLPMKGEHRLWFAYGDQTLDQYYPPYHEALQKNFTQWDADPETVTIQFFVGDDHSESSWQKQLPLGLMYIFSHQQNSD
- a CDS encoding tryptophan halogenase family protein; amino-acid sequence: MQVTSDKQHFVIVGGGTAGWMAACLLAHHWRDKVAVTLVESPDIGIIGVGEGSTPTLKRFFSDLGIAESEWMPRCHATYKTNIRFVDWSPESGIDSYSHPFISQLDTFSERAFYLNCLTRRLGLDVETTPEKLLFNGWLANYQLAPVTPPHFPFNIEYGYHFDSGLLGQFLAEHAVQKLGVTHIQANVKAVMTAANGNIDHISCKDHDDIYGDFFIDCTGFKSMLLQDTLGVPFQSFSDNLFNDSAVVFPTEVMSDLPVETRATALSAGWTWQIPLTHRTGNGYVYSSKYITSEEAEDELRRHLGLGQDAQARHLTMRVGQVEQHWAHNCIGLGLSQGFIEPLEATALHLVQTSVEIFMDEYEKGSFTSQQRDNYNATITERFDRVRDYIVAHYKLNTRNDSQYWKDNRNNNNLSEPLLKLLDVWFRKGDLTQEIHRQNLVSHFGATSWHCLLAGYGTFPPLSSKQPGTGCQYAERELESFFAGCMLNFQTQKEALSGL
- a CDS encoding tryptophan halogenase family protein; this translates as MQAIKKVLIAGGGTAGWMTAALMSKVLGQQVQIALIESEEIGIIGVGEATIPPIQTFNKFLGLDEKAFLRETNATMKLAIQFENWRVKGESYLHTFGAPGANLGFCNFQHYWERAKREGVQGSIWDYDLNYLACKQGTFNKINTQNPIFDMPYAYHFDSALYGKFLRGLAEKSGVIRHEGIIEHVAQHPDTGYITGVQLTDGRQLDADLFVDCTGSRALLIQKTLGVAYEDWSHWLPANSALAVPTERHEKTAPYTRSIAHDNGWQWRIPLTHRNGNGIVYSTKHTTDEAALANLMGNLDTKPLADPKQLRFNTGRTTKQWHKNVIAVGLSSGFLEPLESTSIHLIQSAVVRLLKLFPHQGIQASAVEAFNEEGRIEYETIRDFIILHYKVTERDDSEFWNAMRNLEVPERLQHKIDLFKSVGEVFNDQHDIFRDASWIQVMYGQGLSPADYHPAANAMGLDDLKATLDKVLAAKQQPLAKMLPHDDYIKAFLGAA
- a CDS encoding M28 family metallopeptidase, whose translation is MSSRLGRVSTLGLVGLLALAGCSSTQKEPLAQVQIGKASTDNIRAHMAYLASDELTGRFPGTPGHEAASEYIAQEFAQYGLKPAGTDGFMQRLVLRKGKLDQTSPQLTIRTPNAETELDYPKQFMTSISMNDTEVDLTAEAVFVGYGIVAPEFGINDFANVDVQGKIIVSLSGKPKAMLTDVGAHLASSSMRRKYAEDAGAIGVIVISDPEQEETRPYSRQLNYIHSERMDWLNADGNASSASTQILGGAYLPIPSAQILFANAPQSLDSVYEKMANDEAIDGFALNASVTIKARSSHEDITSPNVVGMVEGSDPILKNEYVLYSAHSDHLGVGKSVKKDKINNGALDNAIGTAVMLETARLFAQLPQKPKRSMLFVAVTAEEKGLLGSDYYAQNPTVPLESIVANVNLDMPLITFNFADVIAFGAEHSTMGQYVERATANANIALTPDPWPQMNLFTRSDHYSFVKQGIPAIFLITGITSFDADDDAENVLMNFLKTNYHTPQDDMNQEFHWGAAYNFTQVNFNIGLEVANADDRPRWYPDSFFGQTFGKAYNQIAQ
- a CDS encoding TonB-dependent receptor, whose translation is MKTQLFKPALLSLAVASAFTSGAVLAQDANQQADNVEVIAVKGIRGSLIRAQAVKQDSTSIVEAISAEDIGKLPDSSIAESLARLPGLAGERVNGRTSGISVRGFKEDFVGTSINGREAISIGDNRGVEYDLYPSEIMTGATIHKSASGTLLTQGIGGTVDLQTVRPLNAEETLTVTGIYEASQAPADNPDFDDKGHRYSLSFVEKFADDTIGLAVAIASTESPNNQRKYGVWGYGANPDGQFLPFGLDLNSQSTRLERDTISAVLQFQPNDDLDIVVDYLSIDYQDSGVLRGFIEPFNGDNVTGSGVNNSGTQIQANPVLRTDPLNKDGQLDSYGIKLEYALNDDWSATVDYSYSEADKFEQRAESYAGLARSSNQLFGSRTFEMSSEGVFFTGQTGLDAFADPNTLQLTGPQVWGGGLANLASEFDTPLIDGDTDYLFAQDGFNNKFSIAEELTQFKVEVEGNLDNEMVQKVTFGLAYTDRYKDKINNGNFATASTFPSTESVTAANVPVYGLTDLTWAGLGYVVAYDGAAPYNNGYYTQYDGEWLEPDRFGDSYVIEEEVTTLYFQADFATEIGGLEVFGNFGAQYVDTSQSSTGTLGVIGANFRVCDVNGDGPSSSSLAQGADPLTSIVDLSEFVDDECKVEDGNDYSHFLPSFNINAEVADNTFARFAASKTISRARVDQLRASGFVKFDLNDQFITLTNEDVDAGAGSPWSKVAGNPKLKPLESNNFDLSIEKYFDDEGYVAGTFFYKDIVNYTRAASPQINFRNDEFNNGADYFVPGFHDRTLPEDVINNFSGDTFVAGTYVTPPDLGQFSFFEDGLKGSVSGLELTANVPLSIIDNSLDGFGVVATATFIDAELDDGSSIPGQSDEILSVVAYYENEGFEARIAMTDRDGFTTYERGGSNKIAEATRDGTQVVDAQISYDFENAGIEGLEGLRVSLQGTNILDDADQVSRDGNGIVTTRREFGPTYMVNVNYSFW
- a CDS encoding DUF885 family protein, which gives rise to MRIFFIFFVFLTLTLGGCKSTTSASIETTFDALLEEIWQYEQTSQSGGRGVSAVPSLPNITPEYKAERHAQYISFIERVNAFSDTELTEQQQISKAIQLYRLQNYVDEYIYNAHLMPITSEYGFHSSLLNVRYRFGFTESSDFEQYLDVLEQIPLYMAQQIDYMRRGIALGKTQPQVVLEGFEQSIATIIKDDPTQSAFYAPFQSIANEALQARARQVILTSVNPAFQAFYDFMVEEYKPNAKISIAAKDWPNGAAYYQNRVRYYTTLDMSAEAIHEIGLQEVARIRAQMQEVLDELNYTGSINEFIEFLRSDPQFYAANSKALIEAAMVMSKRMDALLPQLFEHLPRTPYGVAPVPDDIAPKYTTGRYISPRNDKQPGYYWVNTYALDKRPLYALPALTLHEAVPGHHLQISLANEMEDLPNVRRSTYISAFGEGWGLYSEYLGVEVGFYQTPYEEFGRLSYEMWRACRLVVDTGMHMLGWTRQQALDYMLENTALSAHNVRTEIDRYISWPGQALAYKLGEILIKEWRMKAEDALGTDFDVRRFHTAVLKNGSVPLHMLEQQLTQFIADEQARIK
- the slmA gene encoding nucleoid occlusion factor SlmA, which codes for MAEQKRKPNRRAHILQCLASMLENNSGKRITTAALAAEVGVSEAALYRHFPSKARMYEGLIDFVEDTLFSRINKIINDEKDTAVRIQMVLHLFLGFSEKNPGIARILHGDALTGEHERLRSRVAKIFERLETQIKQILRERKVRDGKTFSVDESALAALLTSYVDGRINAYIRSEFKRRPTEQFSEIWTSLKAQYFA